Proteins from a genomic interval of Capsicum annuum cultivar UCD-10X-F1 chromosome 4, UCD10Xv1.1, whole genome shotgun sequence:
- the LOC107868614 gene encoding nodulin-related protein 1: protein MDPTQSKTTSGAAHSSNHKPNSHPKPSKSELMSSAKLVADAAKAKLHHDPKNFEKSELAGAAADLLNAASQYGKLEEKGIGKFVGKAETYLHKYETSHSTTTTTHAAAASTTGHTHSSGHTEGKHEESGSGYGEYIKMAEGIFKKHSDGNQSSESGKKGEYLKMAGDFLKKH from the coding sequence aTGGATCCAACTCAATCCAAGACCACATCCGGCGCGGCTCATTCATCGAACCATAAGCCCAACAGCCACCCAAAGCCATCCAAATCTGAGCTGATGTCCAGCGCCAAACTAGTAGCGGACGCAGCCAAAGCAAAGCTCCATCATGATccgaaaaattttgaaaaatcggAGCTCGCTGGAGCCGCCGCTGACCTTCTTAACGCTGCCTCCCAGTACGGCAAACTAGAAGAGAAAGGAATCGGGAAATTTGTAGGAAAGGCAGAGACTTATCTCCACAAATATGAAACTTCTCATTCCACAACCACAACTACTCATGCTGCAGCTGCCTCTACGACTGGACACACGCATTCATCGGGACATACAGAAGGGAAACATGAAGAATCTGGAAGTGGATATGGAGAGTATATTAAAATGGCTGAAGGAATTTTCAAGAAACATTCAGATGGAAATCAGTCGTCGGAATCCGGTAAAAAAGGAGAGTATCTGAAAATGGCTGGAGATTTCTTGAAGAAGCATTGA